A genome region from Macaca nemestrina isolate mMacNem1 chromosome 20, mMacNem.hap1, whole genome shotgun sequence includes the following:
- the LOC139360513 gene encoding death-associated protein kinase 3 — MSTFRQEDVEDHYEMGEELGSGQFAIVRKCRQKGTGKEYAAKFIKKRRLSSSRRGVSREEIEREVNILREIRHPNIITLHDIFENKTDVVLILELVSGGELFDFLAEKESLTEDEATQFLKQILDGVHYLHSKRIAHFDLKPENIMLLDKNVPSPRIKLIDFGIAHKIEAGNEFKNIFGTPEFVAPEIVNYEPLGLEADMWSIGVITYILLSGASPFLGETKQETLTNISAVNYDFDEEYFSNTSELAKDFIRRLLVKDPKQRMTIAQSLEHSWIKAIRRRNVRGEDSGRKPERRRLKTTRLKEYTIKSHSSMPPNNSYANFERFSKVLEEVAAAEEGLRELERSRRLCHEDVEALAAIYEEKEAWYREESDSLGQDLRRLRQELLKTEALKRQAQEEAKGALLGTSGLKRRFSRLENRYEALAKQVASEMRFVQDLVRALEQEKLQGVECGLR; from the exons ATGTCCACGTTCAGGCAGGAGGACGTGGAGGACCATTATGAGATGGGGGAGGAGCTGGGCAG CGGCCAGTTTGCGATCGTGCGGAAGTGCCGGCAGAAGGGAACGGGCAAGGAGTACGCGGCCAAGTTCATCAAGAAGCGCCGCCTGTCATCCAGCCGGCGCGGGGTGAGCCGGGAGGAGATCGAGCGGGAGGTGAACATCCTGCGGGAGATCCGGCACCCCAACATCATCACCCTGCACGACATCTTCGAGAACAAGACGGACGTGGTCCTCATCCTGGAGCTGGTCTCTGGCGGGGAGCTCTTCGACTTCCTGGCGGAGAAGGAGTCGCTCACGGAGGACGAGGCCACTCAGTTCCTCAAGCAGATCCTGGACGGCGTCCACTACCTGCACTCCAAGCGCATTGCACACTTTGACCTGAAG CCGGAAAACATCATGCTGCTGGACAAGAACGTGCCCAGCCCACGCATCAAGCTCATCGACTTCGGCATCGCGCACAAAATCGAGGCGGGGAATGAGTTCAAGAACATCTTCGGCACCCCAGAGTTTGTGG CCCCAGAGATTGTGAACTATGAGCCGCTGGGCCTGGAGGCGGACATGTG GAGCATCGGCGTCATCACCTACATCCT CCTGAGCGGTGCATCCCCGTTCCTGGGCGAGACCAAGCAGGAGACGCTCACCAACATCTCAGCCGTGAACTATGACTTCGACGAGGAGTACTTCAGCAACACCAGTGAGCTGGCCAAGGACTTCATTCGCCGGCTGCTCGTCAAAGATCCCAA GCAGAGAATGACCATTGCCCAGAGCCTGGAACATTCCTGGATTAAG gCCATCCGGCGGCGGAACGTGCGTGGCGAGGACAGCGGCCGCAAGCCCGAACGGCGGCGCCTGAAGACCACGCGTCTGAAGGAGTACACCATCAAGTCGCACTCCAGCATGCCGCCCAACAACAGCTACGCCAACTTCGAGCGCTTCTCCAAGGTGCTGGAGGAGGTGGCGGCGGCCGAGGAGGGCCTGCGTGAGCTGGAGCGAAGCCGGCGGCTCTGCCATGAGGACGTGGAGGCGCTGGCCGCCATCTACGAGGAGAAGGAGGCCTGGTACCGCGAGGAGAGCGACAGCCTGGGCCAGGACCTGCGGCGGCTGCGGCAGGAGCTGCTCAAGACCGAGGCACTCAAGCGGCAGGCGCAGGAGGAGGCCAAGGGCGCGCTGCTGGGGACCAGCGGCCTCAAGCGCCGCTTCAGCCGCCTGGAGAACCGCTACGAGGCGCTGGCCAAGCAGGTGGCCTCCGAGATGCGCTTCGTACAGGACCTGGTGCGCGCCCTGGAGCAGGAGAAGCTGCAGGGCGTGGAGTGCGGGCTGCGCTAG